Proteins co-encoded in one Vicia villosa cultivar HV-30 ecotype Madison, WI unplaced genomic scaffold, Vvil1.0 ctg.000567F_1_1, whole genome shotgun sequence genomic window:
- the LOC131629435 gene encoding transcription factor VOZ1-like encodes MMKENTNGKCGSSSRKSMKEKEKYLVDKIQGIFTNLQSARQESRANDIVIFEEQMHQLLREWKAELESPATSLADGSLGSFTGDLAQLLQAIEEKDDATSPLTNPGPLKTDLHQNNISDNNYPYFQEKCFDNNQPLNHTFDGSASTIFNNALNSSDMTQLDFHPFGLNEDMSHNTVGHNSDLIGQFDLYQDHNLGHNTDIKNSESGQFSFEEGFDCSQFFVDSDTTQFGDNLTPNILPNIRPPPSAFLAPKCALWDCFRPAQGLERCLDYCSTNHELLANSEGLPGMTPILRPGGIDIKDGPLFAAVLAKTLGKEVGIPKCEGAASTKAPWNASEFFDLSFLEGETIREWLFFDKPRRAFDSGTRKQRSLPDYSGRGWHESRKQVMKEHGGHKRSYYMDPQPLSYLEWHLYEYEINNQDGCALYRLELKLVDKKKSPKGKVTKESLNDLQNKMGKLTAAVPSPDSGKSVKGKSEAKSENIGLPEN; translated from the exons ATGATGAAAGAAAATACCAATGGAAAATGCGGCTCTTCTTCTCGTAAATCCATGAAAGAGAAGGAGAAATATCTCGTGGATAAGATTCAAGGAATTTTCACCAATCTTCAGTCTGCGAGACAGGAAAGCAGGGCTAATGACATTGTGATATTTGAGGAGCAGATGCATCAGTTGCTTCGAGAGTGGAAGGCGGAATTGGAGTCTCCAGCCACTTCCTTAGCT GATGGGAGCCTTGGTTCCTTTACCGGGGATCTAGCCCAACTGTTGCAAGCGATTGAGGAGAAAGATGATGCAACAAGTCCATTAACAAACCCTGGGCCATTGAAGACTGATCTCCATCAAAATAACATTAGTGATAACAATTATCCGTATTTTCAAGAG AAATGTTTTGATAATAACCAGCCACTAAATCATACTTTCGATGGCTCTGCTTCAACTATATTCAACAATGCTTTAAATAGCTCAGACATGACTCAGTTGGATTTTCATCCATTCGGTTTAAATGAAGATATGAGTCACAACACTGTAGGTCACAACTCTGATTTGATTGGTCAGTTTGATTTGTATCAGGACCACAACCTCGGGCACAACACAGACATAAAAAACTCAGAGTCAGGTCAATTTAGTTTTGAAGAAGGCTTTGATTGTAGCCAATTTTTCGTGGATAGTGACACCACACAATTTGGAGACAATCTTACACCTAACATTCTTCCAAATATCCGCCCTCCACCTTCAGCTTTTCTAGCCCCAAAATGTGCACTGTGGGACTGTTTCAGACCTGCTCAAGGGTTAGAACGGTGCCTGGACTACTGTAGTACTAATCATGAGCTTTTAGCAAATAGTGAGGGTCTCCCTGGCATGACTCCCATTTTGCGACCTGGTGGCATTGATATAAAAGACGGTCCTCTGTTTGCTGCTGTTCTTGCAAAGACACTGGGAAAAGAAGTGGGCATACCTAAGTGTGAAGGCGCTGCTTCAACCAAAGCCCCCTGGAATGCTTCAG AGTTCTTTGACCTTTCTTTTCTTGAGGGTGAAACTATTAGGGAGTGGCTGTTCTTTGACAAGCCTAGAAGGGCGTTCGACAGTGGAACTAGGAAACAGAGATCACTCCCTGATTACAGTGGGCGCGGTTGGCATGAATCAAGGAAGCAAGTGATGAAGGAACATGGGGGACACAAGAGATCCTATTACATGGATCCCCAGCCTCTTAGTTATCTTGAGTGGCATTTGTACGAGTACGAGATCAATAACCAGGATGGTTGTGCATTATACAGACTAGAGTTAAAGCTTGTAGATAAAAAGAAAAGTCCTAAAGGAAAAGTGACTAAGGAATCTCTAAATGACTTACAAAACAAGATGGGAAAGCTAACAGCTGCCGTTCCATCGCCAGACAGCGGAAAATCTGTCAAGGGGAAATCTGAGGCCAAGTCTGAGAATATTGGCCTGCCTGAAAATTAA